The stretch of DNA GACTATTTTTTTAAGAACTTAGGTGAAATAACCCCAGCATAAAAGGCCATTTTGCCCTTACTCTGTTACACTTCCCGCAGCATATGAACACGACCGATAAGGGTTGAGAGTACCCATATGCAGAATATGCTGATGGCACCGTAAAAGGCATAGTTTCCGGCGCGGGCCAGCATTGTGGCTGTCATGTCGGAGAGTGTGAGCATGTCCATGGCCTGCATTTTCAGTGGCAGATCAAACAGGCGGTTCAGAAAACCGGCCAGAATGGCTATGGCGTAAAAGCCTCTTATGTAGGTGCCTTTCACCACGCGGGTAGTCATGGCGCCGAGCTGGATGCCGAGCAGGGAGCCTATGAGCATACCCACGGCCAGCGTGTAGAAGACGAATCCATAGGCAGCGTACTGCGTTATGGAAGCATACCCCGCCGTGAAGATGATCTGCAGGATGTCAGTGCCCACCGTGGTGAGGCTGGAAACACCCAGAACGTACACGTAGAGCGGAAAGGTGAGAAACCCGCCCGCAACGCCGAGCAGGGTGGCGATGAAGCCCACAATGGCCCCGCAGCAGGCGACAAACCATGCCGAAATGCGCTTGCCGCCGTCGAAGAGGTCTTCGTCAAAGGCAACCATGGGGGGCAGGTTGATGGCCTGCAGGCTCATCGGCAGGCTGGGTTCATTGGTCTGTGCGCCCGTTCCGGCCGTCATGCGCAGGCGTATGAAATCAAACAGGGCATAGCTGCCGAGAAAACCGAGCAGCAGAACATACATGATGTTGATGAACAGATCGCTCAGGGCCGGGTCGGCACTGTAGAGCGCTCTGTTTATGCTGCCCCCTGCGGAAACACCCGCAATGGACCCCGCCAGCATGGCAAGGGCCAGCCGCACATTCACGTTACCGAGCTTTCTGTGCACTATGGTGCCCATGATGGCCTTGGCGAAGATGTGGAACAGGTCGGTGCCCACGGCGATTATGCCCTTCACGCCAATACTCATGAGTGCAGGCGTGATGATGAACCCACCCCCCGCCCCGATGCAGCCGGTGATCAGGCCGGAGCAGAGCCCTATGACTATGGCGAGGCAGAATATGCCCGGCGTAAAGTACATGGGGCTGTAAGAAAGCGTTCCTCCCAGCGTTTCCGGTCCCTCAAAACCGGCCTCGGCAACGGAAAGCCCGATAACCGGCAGCAGCAGAAGAAAGAGCGCAGCCCGTGCTCTTGGCGTTTTTAGTATGGAAGAAGCCAGCTCACGCTCGCGCTGTGCATACATCCGCGAAGCCGCTTTGAGCGTGGTGATTATTCCTGACATAGAAACAGTTCTGGGCATGTCGTCCATCTCCTTGTCGTCCATCTCCTTATCTGCCGTGCGACGGGGCTATACCGAAATTACCCCTCGTTCCATGAGCCATGCCACCAGTATGCCGCACAGAAACGCCACCGTAAGGTTGAAGGTGAGGGTGCAGGCAACCATGAGGAATATGGTGAACAGGTGGCCGCGGGTTTCCATGTCGCGCATGGCAAGGCACAGTTCAATGCCTGCAAAGAGCAGCATGGTGCCGAGAACGGCAACGGGGATGATGCGCACCACGTCAAACATGCCCTGTCCGGCAAGCAGGGGCAGCATCAGGAATATGCCTCCGATCATGAGGTTGCTTGCGCCGGTTCGCGCACCGAACCGGTAGTGCGCAGCCAGACCCCCCGCACCGTGGCACATGGGCATGCCACCGAGCAGCGCGCCGCCCAGACAGGCCAAGCCCATGCTGGTGCACAGCGCGCGCGGGGTGTTGCGGGCAGCACCTTCCGGATAGTACTTGTTCGCAAGGTCGGCGTTGGCGAATACGGCATTGCCAATCGTCATGGGCAGCTGTGGCAGCACCATGGCAGGCAGGGCGATGATGAAGTCGGAGAGCCCCGGCAGGCCGTGGGGCAGCAGGGCGGGCAGGCTGGGGCTGAAAGAGATGGAGTGCTCGCCGAAAATCAGGCCGAAGATGATGCCGCAGACAATGGTCACCAGCGCGCCGGGGAATCGCTTGCTGTCAATAAGCCCCAGCAGAAGGAAGAGGCTGATTACGCCGAGCACCAAACTCCAGGGGATGCCTGCAAGGGAACCCATGCCGAGCCATGGCTCGGAAAGCTTGGCCTGCAGGGGCGATATCCCGGCAATGAATCGCACTCCCTGCAAGGCCAGCAGCAGGCCGGTGGAAACCTGCACTCCGCGGATAACTTCCTTGGGGACAATGCGTTGCAGTCGCTTTGCCCCGTCAAACCATGCGATGAGCAGAAGCAGTATGGCCATCCAGATGCCGGCCGCATGAACGACAGTAGCCGTGGCACCTGTGGCCACGGCATACGCACCGATGGTCTTCATGGGCTGAACGGCAATGGGCGTGCCGTAGTAGTGACCTGCGATCAGATAGAAGAGTCCGACGCCTACAAAGAGCCCCATGGCGTCCAACCCGTTTACAGCGATCATGCCGACCGAAAGGGGCAGCAGTGTTCCAAGATCGCCAATAGCCCCGGCCAGTTCAGTACGTGTGAAGCGCATGCGGATGCTTTGCATGGGTGTCTCCGGCAGTCCCGGTTCAAGGCCGGAGGTTGCTGAAGCCTCCGGCCGTGAGGTGGTTATGGCTTTCAGGCCAACGCGTATGAGGAAATTTGTCTAATTCGTACCGTCGCTTTGGGGGCGTCCGCTTCCGGGAATATTGATGCTGACAAGGTAAGATGCCTTGATCCGCACGTCCGGTCCCACGGATGCCATGGTGCTTGTGTCATATACGTCGCGGGCTTCTATCGTGCCCATGTAGTTGCCGCTAGGGTCGAGCAGCGAGAGCAGCGAGCCTTGGTGCACCCCGTGCCGCTTGCCCAGATTAAAGGCAATCTCCCATCCCTTTCCTTCCCGCGCCATTTTGAAGATGGTGCTCATGCCTTTGGCCTGCAAAGCCTCTTCCTGAAGGATGGAGGCCTTGTACGAGTAGTAGAGAAGCAGCAGGCAGCAGGGGAAGACCATCAGGGTGATGATCCATGGTTTGAAGCCGAACAACCGTTCGGAGAAGGTCTCCATGTCCGCACGCATGTCGGTTTCGTTTTCAAAGATCCGTATGGCGACGCGTGAAGTTCCTTCGCCGACAGCAACTCCCTTTTGGTGAACGGTAATGTGGTAGGTTCCGGCGCGGGTGTCGTCCGTTACCTGATACGTACCCCGCCACATGCGGCCGGAAAGTTCCTGAATCACCAGTGAGCCGGAAACATTGTCGGTTTCATAGAGAATGTTCTCGGCAAGTGCCTTTGGGTCGTTCTGCATGCCGGCAAGGCGTTCAAGTTCGGGTCCCGAGGAATCCAGATCTCCGCTGACGAGTATGGGGGCTCCGCGCAATCCCCGTACCACCTTCCCTCTGTCACCGATGGCGGTGCACGAATCAAGAAGAGAGAAAGCCAGCAGGGAGAAAGTGAGTATGGCTGCAAGGCGGAGAGATCTGTCCATGGGATGTTCCTTTGTTGTTTGGGCTTCTTTGGGCGGGTTAGCGCCTGATCTGCCGGTGAATGGCAGCGCCTGCGGTCAGGCCGATGAATACGGCCAGCATGATGAGCATATATACCATGGCTAAGCCCCCAGTTCCTTGGTCAGTCCGTGTTCTTCCATGGGATCGAAGGTGCTTTCCTGACCCTTGCCGAATCTGCGGATGAGATGGCGGCAGGTGAAGAAGGTGGCAAGCATCACGGGAACGTAGAGCTTGAGAAAGGTGTAGGGCATGGTTTCCGGGTCGCCGTGGCTGTAGTAGATGCAGAAGGCAAGCTCAGCCAGCAGCAGAATGTCCATGGTGATAAGGGTAACGCGTTGCTTCGTGTTCAGGCTCATAAGATTTCTCCTTGTGAGGTGCCGGGATGGTAGGGACATCCCGGCACCTTCCGGGGGGTGGTATGCAGACTACTTTTTCATCAGGTCTTGCTTGGAAACATTCATGACCTTGATGGCGCTGCGCTTGTCACCTTCGACCTTGTAGGCGATGCGGACGATGTCGCCGGGCTCGGGGTGCATGCCCACCTTGGCCTTGGATACGTCGTAGATGTTGATGATGCCGGTTGCGCCACCGTACTTCTGGCCTTCAGTGAAGTGCGTGTCATATTCTTCAATCACCAGCTGCTTTTCCTGCTGGTTGAAGCTTTTGCAGATGCCCTGGCTCACTTCCGCAGCGTAGGTGACGGAATGGATGGCGAAGATGCTGAGAACTGTGAGCATGGCAAGTAACAGGCGTGCGGTTTTCATATCTGTTCCCCTAGGCCGCATGGGCCTTGTTTTCGCGGTTCTTCTTGGCGCGCAGTTCAGCTGCGGCTCCGGTGAACATAACCTTGATGATGTAGAGACATATCAGGGAGATGGTGCCGAGAATCAGAATGGCGGAAGGCATGTCGTACTTGAACTGCTTGAGGATGATGGAGATCATGCAGCACAGCACTGCGATGCCGAATGCCACGCGGATGCCGTAACCCTTGGAGTACTTGGTCGCCACGGTGCCGATCTGCGCGCCGATGGCTGCGCCGGTGAGCATTACGAATACTGCGACCAGTTCAATGCGGCCCTTGAGCGCGAAGGTAAAGGCGCCGTACAGACCGGAGATCATAACTTCAAAGAGGTCGGTGCCAACTGCGATATGGGTGGGGCAGCCGATCAGGTATACGAGGGCGGGCATGCGGAGCAGGCCGCCGCCGATGCCGAGGAAGCCGGCCAGAATACCGGTGGCAAGGCTCACGAGAATGGGCAGCCATGCGGAACAGGTGAAGCCGGAAGCCTTGAAGTGAACCATCGGGGGAATATTGATGCGGTGCAGGGTCTTGTACCAGGTAATACCTTCTGCGCCGCGGTCGGTCACGTCGCCCATCTTGCTCTTCTTCACAGCCTTTGCGTAGTCATAGAAGACCATCCAGCTGATGAGCGCGAGGAAGACAACGTATACCCAGCGGACAACCGAACCGACGAGGCCGATACGCTCCAGCCACATGACGAGCTGGGCGCCTATTTCGATACCGACCATGGTACCTACCAGCATTACCATGCCTAGTTTGTAGTCCACGTTACCGAACTTGGAGTGGCGGATGGTGGAGATCATGGACTTGCCGGCGATGTGGGCAATGTCCGTACCGATGGCGAATGCCATGGGGAAGCCGATGATGTTGAGGCCGGGGGTAACCATCCATGCACCACCCATGCCGAAGAAGCCGCCGATAACGCCCACCGAGAAGCCGATGAGAACCAGCGCAGGCCACAGTACTTTCACGCCCGCGATGGGCATGTACATATACAACCAGTCTGCTGCGAACATTTCCATGGTATTTTCCTTCTACTCGCGGTGGTTAATGTTCCACAATCTTGCGGGATGTGAGGTCAAGGCCGGTGCGGCTGAGCAGGAAGTCCATGAGCACGCCGAGGAAGCAGCCGTATACGGCGGTGAGTATTACTGCCCACGTGGCATTCATGGTCGGGTTCGTATTATACAGGTCCGCAAAATAGCGGAGAATGCCGGAATCGATAACCCGGGTGTCTGCCACCACCACGAGATCCGCTGCTTTGCCGGCAGCTGCATGTGCCAGAGCGGGAAGTGCCGCTACCATGGATACGGCAAGAGCCATAATCCGCTTCATGTTCCGTCTCATAAGAACTCCTCCAGTTTTCCGTTGCATTGAAAATTTCAGCTGTTTCAGTCTGCGGCTCCCCCACCGGAGCGGACTTGGTTGCCGCGCAATTGCAAGTGTTTAGAGCAAGAGGTGGGCCATTGCGCGAAGTGGTTGACGAAGCTGGCTGAAATGTGTGAATATTTTTTTGTGAAAAAGGTCACAGACTGATTTTGGAAAAATGGCGTTGCGCGGATATGCGCGGGTGTGCGCGGAAAATGCGTTGGTTTTGCGGGAGAAGTTCATGAGCATAGTGAGCAGAAGAAATTCCCATTCACTGAGTGTGCCGTTTCTGGCCGGTTTCAGGCAGGCGTCTCTGCGCACCCGTCTTCTGGTGATTCTGGTGCCGCTCATCGCCCTTGTTCTGGCTGTGACCGGAATCGTCTCCTATCTCGTGACCTACGATTATGTGACCATCGCATTGCGCAGAAACGCAATGGTGCACAACCTGGCAACAGCTGAAGCCTTGCGCAATGTGCTTGAAGAAAGTCGCAAAGATGTGAGTATTGTTGCTCAGCAGGGTCTTGCGCGAGATGGGATGCGCGATTATTTATCGCGCAAAGCAGAGGCTGGCGGCGGCAGGTACCTTGCCGCAGGCATGGTCAGAAAGGATGGCGGCTGCACGCTGATGATGTCCACCGCCAAGGGGGGCTTTGTCGATATTCCGGAGGCCGAAGCGGAGGATATGAAGCCTTCGCCCCACTCCATCCTCCAGCGCGTGCGGCACCTGCCGGATGGGCATGTCTGGCTCTCCGAGGTGATGACCATGCGGTTCACCGATCCGGAAAGCCCGGATATGACAGGCAGGCTTGAGATTCCGGCCGTCATGCTGGCTGCGGTGAGCGATGTTGCGGGCGAGCGCCTTGTCTATTTTGTTGTGCTGGATGCCCGTATCCTCCGCAATGTCCTTTCGCTTTACGGTTCTGAAAAGTCGCCCATCAGGGCCTTTGTCCGCACGCAGGAAGTCCGCTACAGCTATCTTTTCAACATGTCCGGGTGGATTTTGTTCCAGTCGGAATCTGTCGATACTCCCGATGTTCCCCTTTCTACCTACCTTGCCAGGTCTTCCAAGGTTGGCACGCTTGGCCTGCCCGAACTGGATTGCGCCTTCCGCCCCGAGGCGGACGACCGCTTCTGGCACATGCTCGGCGAAGTACGGCAGGGGCGGCAGGGCGTGCTTGAAGACCTGCGCCCGCCATATCTGACCGAAACCATGAAGGAGATTGCCACTGCCTATGCGCCGGTTTCCTTCCGTCCGGCACCGGATGCTGCTCCCTATATATGGGGTGGAATAGCCTACTATGATGTGAGCCGCCTGACTGTTGCGGCCGGCTACAAGCATATCGACATCATGTTCATTGTGGTGATTGCAGCCTGTGTGCTGGCAACGCTGCTTATCTATTTCGTTTCCGGCATGCTTACCCGCTCACTGCGGGGGATCACCCGCGCGGCAGAGGCCATGCACGATACGGGCGATCTTGGCCCCATTAACGTGGCCGCACAGGGGTATGAAGCCCGCATGCTGGAGAAGGCCATCAATTCCATGCTGAAGCGCATGCGGGCGCAACTGGACGAGATACAGTGCAAAGATAACGCCATCCGCGCGGTGGGCATGAAGGAAGCCGTGCCGCTGGAAACCTTTTTCATCCGGCCCTCCGAGCTTGCAGAACGGGTGCCGCAGATCATAGGCGGCGGTGCAACGCTCGATGCTTTGCGCCGCAATATCCTTAAAGCCGCTCAGGTGGACGTGGATGTGCTTATCGTGGGCGAGACCGGCACCGGCAAGCAGCTGACCGCAGAGGCAATACATTGCAACAGCGTCCGCGCTGAATATCCTTTCATCTCAATCAATTGCGGCGAGCTTGATGAAAATCTGCTCATAGATACCCTTTTCGGGCATGTGAAAGGTGCGTTCACCGAGGCAAGAAACGACCGTCCCGGTGCGTTCCGTGAAGCGGATGGCGGTACTCTTTTCCTCGATGAAATCCAGCTTGCGTCGCCCAAGGTACAGCAGTCCCTGCTGCGTGCGCTGGCCATGCGGGTTATCAAGCCGCTTGGCAGCGACAGGGAGGTGCCGGTCAATGTGCGCGTCATTGCCGCGACAAACGTTGATCTGCGTGCCCTGTTTGCAGACGGGCGGTTTCGTGAAGACCTTTACTTCCGGCTCAATGTCATCACCATTGCCACGCCCCCGTTGCGCAATCATCCGGAAAATATCCTGCCCATTGCCGCGTACTATCTGTGCGAAGCAGGAAAACAGGCGGGCAGGGAATCGCTGGCGCTCAGCCGCGGGGCCGTGGAAAAGCTCATGGCCTACCGGTGGCCGGGCAATATCCGCGAACTGAAAAATGCCATTATCCGCGCAGCAGTCATGACCAATCATGACGTTATTCAGGCGGATTGCCTGCTCCTTGACGGGCGGGAGGAAAACTGGACTACGCCGGATGCTGACCGCGCAAACGAAGGTGGAGGACATGAAGCATCATGGATGACTTCCTCCCCGTCTTCTTCCGCGTCTGCCAACTCGTCAGCCAACGCGTCTTCCTCCGGCGTTGCTTCCGAAGCCCTGTCCGGTGCAGCCTCTGCGGAGACCGACAGGCAATCACACCGGCCTTCCTATGCGGAGAGCAGCGCAGCACGCGAACCCGCACCCGAAGTTCTTCGCGAACCAGAGGGGCTGAACCCGCGGCAGCAGCTTGCATGGCGCATTCTTGCCCGCAAGGGAACGATCACACGACGGGAGTATGAAGAGGCCGTGGAGGGTGACATTGCTCCGCGCACAGCATTGTATGATCTGCAGGATATGGTCAGGCGGCAGGTAGTTGAACGTGTGGGCAGCGGCCCGGGAACCGTGTATCGCCTCAAGAGGCCCCCGTCGCGGTAACGCAAGGAAGGTATCATGCGCAGTCTTTCGTCCATGTTGTCACGGCTGTTCGGCAGGGGAACCCCTGCAGGAGCGACAAACGAACAGGCTGCGGACCTGTTCGGCAGACGCTACAACGCTTTTCGCGACCTTCTGGAATCCAACTCCGAGCTGCTCGGCATTATCAGCGGGCTGCAGGAGATGCTGGACGGCGAGACCGTATTTGGCCGTCCCTTCATATCCACTCAGACTTCCCGTCTGCTATTCCATGCCACGCGCATGGTTTCCAGCCTCGATACGCTTTCGGGCGGCCGCTATCCCGACCTGGCCGTGGCGCTTGCCCGCATCCGCGGTGAGATGGATGCGCTGGTCACGCAGCCGCGCCACAGCGGTGCCACTCCCTATGTATTGCCCCTGTCGCAGCTTTCACGCCTTGCGCTCGATACGGTGGGGGCAAAGGCGGCAAACCTTGGTGAACTGAAACGGCTTGGCCTGCCTGTGCCGGAAGGCTTTGCCGTGAGCACGGCAGGGTTTGACGCCTTCATGGGTCACGAAGGCCTGCTCGACGATATTCTCCGCAGGGCGCGGGAAATCATGCCGGACGATCCTGCCTCCATCCGCGAGGCTTCCGACGATATTCAGAAAATTGTGATGCAGAGTGCGCTGCCTGCCGATCTTGAGCAGGCTCTTGCCGAGGCATGGGCATCCCTTGCGGCCAGAGGTGTTACCCGTTGTGCCATGCGCAGCAGTGCCGTAGGCGAGGACGGCGAGCTTTCCTATGCCGGACAGTATGCCACAGTGCTCAACGTGGATGGCGCATCCATGGTGGAAACGTACCGGCAGGTTGTGGCCAGCCTGTTCTCTGAACGGGCCATAACCTACCGGCTGTTCATGGGCGAGCCGCTGGAAGCCTCGGCCATGAGCGTGCTGTGTCTGGAGATGGTGGATGCCGTGGCAGGGGGCGTGCTCTATACCCGCAATCCCGTGCCATTTGCCGAGGGCGAGGAGCACATGGTGCTGGACGCCGTTTGGGGGCTGGGGGCCTACGCCGTGGACGGCGAGGTGACGCCGGACAGGTTTGTGCTTTCGCATGATGACCCGCCCCGTCTTCTCTCCTCAGCCGTGGCGGACAAGCTCCGGCAGCTGCTCATGAATCCCGAGGGCGGCGTCACCCCCGCCGATGTGCCGCAGGATAAGCGGCAGGCTCCGTGCCTTTCGCCTGCGCAGTGCATCGAACTGGGAGCCATGGGGCTGCGTATAGAAGCGCATTACGGGTCTGCACAGGATATTGAATGGGCACTTGGCCGTGATGGCGGGCTGGTGCTCCTGCAGGCTCGCCCGCTGAAGATGGAACTGGAACAGCAGGTGGCCTGCATTCCCGTGGCAGGGGAAACCGTGCTGCTGGAAGGGGGCGACTGTGCCGCCTCCGGCGTTGGCTGCGGCACGGTGCTGCTGCTGGATGAAGAGAATATTCCTGCTGGCATTCCGTCCGGCACCATTCTGGTTGTCCGGCATCCCTCGCCGCGTTTCGTGCCTGTTCTCGTGCGTGCGGAAGGGCTGGTGGCAGAAACGGGCAGCCTGACAGGGCATCTGGCATCGCTTGCACGTGAATTTCAGATTCCGGCCCTGTTCAATGCCGAAAGTGCATCCTCCGTGCTGCGGCAGGGCGATGTGGTCACGCTGGATGCCGCCTGCGCCCGTGTGTATGCAGGCGAGGTGGCTGCCGTGCTGGAACGCAAAGCGGAAAAAATGCCTGTCATGGCAGGAACAGCCATGCTGGAACTGCTGCGCAAGATCGCAGACCTTGTCATTCCCCTGTACCTTACGGACCCTGCCTCCGGCGACTTTCGGCCCGATTCGTGCCGCACGGTGCATGACCTCATGCGGTTTGCGCACGAGGTCTGCTACAAGGAGATGTTCCGCATAAGTGACATGCTTTCCGACAAAAGCGTTTCTGCCGTGCGGTTGCAGGCGGCGCTGCCTGTTGATCTGCATGTGATTGACCTTGGCGGCGGGCTGCATGGCTCAGGCGGGTTTGTCACGCGGGAAGAGGTGCTCTCCGAACCCTTTGCCGCGCTGCTCGACGGCATGCTGGACCCTGCCGTGGCACATGGTGCCCCGCGCCCCGTCAGTCTGCAGGGATTTCTTTCCGTAATGAGCCGCCAAATGCTGGAACCGCCCACGGCAGGTGACCAGCGGTTCGGCGAGCGCAGCTATGCCATTGTTTCCGACCGGTACCTGAACTTCAGTTCACGGGTGGGCTACCATTACAGCGTGCTGGATGCCTTTTGCGGGCAGGCGATGGACAGCAACTATGTGCATTTCGAATTCAAGGGCGGTGCGGCGGGTGAGGAACGCCGCAGCAGGCGGGTGCAGGCGCTTGCCCGCATTCTCTCCGCTCTGGGGTTTGTGCTTGAGGTGCGGGGTGACCGTGTTGTGGCCCGCTTCCGCAAGTATGACAGGGAAGAGACAGTGGAACGCATAACCGCGCTGGGCAGGCTGCTGATTTATTCGCGCCAGATGGATATGCTCATGCACGACGATGCCTCGGTGCAGATGGCCGCAGAGCATTTCATAAACGGTGAGTATCGCCGGTTTTCGTGATGGAGTGGCGGCACCTGCGTGCTGTCGGTGTATGCTGTCGCGTATTGTCGGGCGTTTTCGGCACGATAGCGTTGCCGGTTGCCAGGGCGTAAAAGGGCTGGGTGTGGACGCTGCGCAGTAGCGGGAAGGACTAGGCCTTACCCTTGCTGTTGGTAAAGGTGCCTGTGCGTTGTTCCCTCGTGCGCTCGTAAACCCTGTGGATGCGCTCGGCAAGTTCATCTG from Desulfovibrio subterraneus encodes:
- a CDS encoding sulfite exporter TauE/SafE family protein — encoded protein: MEMFAADWLYMYMPIAGVKVLWPALVLIGFSVGVIGGFFGMGGAWMVTPGLNIIGFPMAFAIGTDIAHIAGKSMISTIRHSKFGNVDYKLGMVMLVGTMVGIEIGAQLVMWLERIGLVGSVVRWVYVVFLALISWMVFYDYAKAVKKSKMGDVTDRGAEGITWYKTLHRINIPPMVHFKASGFTCSAWLPILVSLATGILAGFLGIGGGLLRMPALVYLIGCPTHIAVGTDLFEVMISGLYGAFTFALKGRIELVAVFVMLTGAAIGAQIGTVATKYSKGYGIRVAFGIAVLCCMISIILKQFKYDMPSAILILGTISLICLYIIKVMFTGAAAELRAKKNRENKAHAA
- a CDS encoding sulfite exporter TauE/SafE family protein, whose product is MPRTVSMSGIITTLKAASRMYAQRERELASSILKTPRARAALFLLLLPVIGLSVAEAGFEGPETLGGTLSYSPMYFTPGIFCLAIVIGLCSGLITGCIGAGGGFIITPALMSIGVKGIIAVGTDLFHIFAKAIMGTIVHRKLGNVNVRLALAMLAGSIAGVSAGGSINRALYSADPALSDLFINIMYVLLLGFLGSYALFDFIRLRMTAGTGAQTNEPSLPMSLQAINLPPMVAFDEDLFDGGKRISAWFVACCGAIVGFIATLLGVAGGFLTFPLYVYVLGVSSLTTVGTDILQIIFTAGYASITQYAAYGFVFYTLAVGMLIGSLLGIQLGAMTTRVVKGTYIRGFYAIAILAGFLNRLFDLPLKMQAMDMLTLSDMTATMLARAGNYAFYGAISIFCIWVLSTLIGRVHMLREV
- a CDS encoding sigma 54-interacting transcriptional regulator, whose product is MSIVSRRNSHSLSVPFLAGFRQASLRTRLLVILVPLIALVLAVTGIVSYLVTYDYVTIALRRNAMVHNLATAEALRNVLEESRKDVSIVAQQGLARDGMRDYLSRKAEAGGGRYLAAGMVRKDGGCTLMMSTAKGGFVDIPEAEAEDMKPSPHSILQRVRHLPDGHVWLSEVMTMRFTDPESPDMTGRLEIPAVMLAAVSDVAGERLVYFVVLDARILRNVLSLYGSEKSPIRAFVRTQEVRYSYLFNMSGWILFQSESVDTPDVPLSTYLARSSKVGTLGLPELDCAFRPEADDRFWHMLGEVRQGRQGVLEDLRPPYLTETMKEIATAYAPVSFRPAPDAAPYIWGGIAYYDVSRLTVAAGYKHIDIMFIVVIAACVLATLLIYFVSGMLTRSLRGITRAAEAMHDTGDLGPINVAAQGYEARMLEKAINSMLKRMRAQLDEIQCKDNAIRAVGMKEAVPLETFFIRPSELAERVPQIIGGGATLDALRRNILKAAQVDVDVLIVGETGTGKQLTAEAIHCNSVRAEYPFISINCGELDENLLIDTLFGHVKGAFTEARNDRPGAFREADGGTLFLDEIQLASPKVQQSLLRALAMRVIKPLGSDREVPVNVRVIAATNVDLRALFADGRFREDLYFRLNVITIATPPLRNHPENILPIAAYYLCEAGKQAGRESLALSRGAVEKLMAYRWPGNIRELKNAIIRAAVMTNHDVIQADCLLLDGREENWTTPDADRANEGGGHEASWMTSSPSSSASANSSANASSSGVASEALSGAASAETDRQSHRPSYAESSAAREPAPEVLREPEGLNPRQQLAWRILARKGTITRREYEEAVEGDIAPRTALYDLQDMVRRQVVERVGSGPGTVYRLKRPPSR
- a CDS encoding putative sulfate/molybdate transporter, with the translated sequence MQSIRMRFTRTELAGAIGDLGTLLPLSVGMIAVNGLDAMGLFVGVGLFYLIAGHYYGTPIAVQPMKTIGAYAVATGATATVVHAAGIWMAILLLLIAWFDGAKRLQRIVPKEVIRGVQVSTGLLLALQGVRFIAGISPLQAKLSEPWLGMGSLAGIPWSLVLGVISLFLLLGLIDSKRFPGALVTIVCGIIFGLIFGEHSISFSPSLPALLPHGLPGLSDFIIALPAMVLPQLPMTIGNAVFANADLANKYYPEGAARNTPRALCTSMGLACLGGALLGGMPMCHGAGGLAAHYRFGARTGASNLMIGGIFLMLPLLAGQGMFDVVRIIPVAVLGTMLLFAGIELCLAMRDMETRGHLFTIFLMVACTLTFNLTVAFLCGILVAWLMERGVISV
- a CDS encoding DVU0150 family protein yields the protein MKRIMALAVSMVAALPALAHAAAGKAADLVVVADTRVIDSGILRYFADLYNTNPTMNATWAVILTAVYGCFLGVLMDFLLSRTGLDLTSRKIVEH
- a CDS encoding PEP/pyruvate-binding domain-containing protein, which produces MRSLSSMLSRLFGRGTPAGATNEQAADLFGRRYNAFRDLLESNSELLGIISGLQEMLDGETVFGRPFISTQTSRLLFHATRMVSSLDTLSGGRYPDLAVALARIRGEMDALVTQPRHSGATPYVLPLSQLSRLALDTVGAKAANLGELKRLGLPVPEGFAVSTAGFDAFMGHEGLLDDILRRAREIMPDDPASIREASDDIQKIVMQSALPADLEQALAEAWASLAARGVTRCAMRSSAVGEDGELSYAGQYATVLNVDGASMVETYRQVVASLFSERAITYRLFMGEPLEASAMSVLCLEMVDAVAGGVLYTRNPVPFAEGEEHMVLDAVWGLGAYAVDGEVTPDRFVLSHDDPPRLLSSAVADKLRQLLMNPEGGVTPADVPQDKRQAPCLSPAQCIELGAMGLRIEAHYGSAQDIEWALGRDGGLVLLQARPLKMELEQQVACIPVAGETVLLEGGDCAASGVGCGTVLLLDEENIPAGIPSGTILVVRHPSPRFVPVLVRAEGLVAETGSLTGHLASLAREFQIPALFNAESASSVLRQGDVVTLDAACARVYAGEVAAVLERKAEKMPVMAGTAMLELLRKIADLVIPLYLTDPASGDFRPDSCRTVHDLMRFAHEVCYKEMFRISDMLSDKSVSAVRLQAALPVDLHVIDLGGGLHGSGGFVTREEVLSEPFAALLDGMLDPAVAHGAPRPVSLQGFLSVMSRQMLEPPTAGDQRFGERSYAIVSDRYLNFSSRVGYHYSVLDAFCGQAMDSNYVHFEFKGGAAGEERRSRRVQALARILSALGFVLEVRGDRVVARFRKYDREETVERITALGRLLIYSRQMDMLMHDDASVQMAAEHFINGEYRRFS